A section of the Mesobacillus jeotgali genome encodes:
- the thpR gene encoding RNA 2',3'-cyclic phosphodiesterase — MGQHAHFFYALELPGAIKETLTGKVDRLQEQLPFKTWVHPQDLHITLAFLGNAPEDKLIASSQRIEAALSKQSSFDMKIDHLGIFGRKENPRIFWAGLDESPELKEVRNNVFSACQAAGFTLEKRPFSPHITIARKWVGEQPFTAEILESAIPFKNEQISFHAERVVLYKTHLGKSPKYESIKQFEFVSR; from the coding sequence ATGGGACAGCATGCTCATTTTTTCTATGCTCTGGAGCTTCCTGGGGCGATAAAAGAAACTTTGACGGGCAAAGTTGACCGTCTGCAAGAACAATTGCCTTTTAAAACATGGGTCCATCCCCAGGATTTACATATTACACTTGCGTTTCTCGGAAATGCCCCTGAGGACAAGCTGATTGCTTCCAGTCAACGAATTGAGGCTGCGTTAAGCAAACAGTCTTCATTTGATATGAAAATTGACCATCTAGGCATTTTCGGCCGTAAGGAGAATCCAAGGATTTTTTGGGCGGGACTGGATGAATCCCCGGAATTGAAGGAAGTCAGAAATAATGTGTTTTCGGCATGCCAGGCAGCAGGCTTTACGCTTGAAAAGCGTCCGTTCAGTCCTCATATCACAATCGCAAGAAAATGGGTGGGGGAACAACCTTTTACTGCTGAAATTCTGGAGTCAGCTATCCCTTTTAAAAACGAACAAATTTCTTTTCATGCAGAGAGGGTCGTTTTATACAAGACCCATCTGGGGAAAAGTCCTAAATATGAATCAATCAAACAATTTGAGTTTGTTTCTCGCTGA
- the cysK gene encoding cysteine synthase A: protein MRVVNDIASLIGETPLLKLNRLAPEGGASVYLKLEYFNPSKSVKDRAAFNMIVQAENEGKLKPGSTIIEPTSGNTGIGLAMNAAARGYKAILVMPDTMTMERINLLKAYGAEVVLTPGDDKMPGAIKKAEELLKEIPDSFMPMQFENEANPDAHRKSTAKEIIEAMEELKKPLSAFVATAGTGGTITGTGEGLKEVYPDLAVHVVEPAGSPVLSGGKPGKHKLVGTSPGFIPEILNQDVYEEIHKIEDEDAYETARRLAREEGILVGPSSGAACFAAINVAKQLKPDEVVICIACDTGERYLSSDLFRFED, encoded by the coding sequence ATGAGAGTCGTTAATGATATTGCATCACTTATCGGTGAAACACCGCTGTTAAAATTAAATCGCCTGGCACCTGAAGGCGGGGCATCCGTTTACCTCAAGCTGGAATACTTCAACCCGAGCAAAAGTGTGAAAGACAGAGCTGCGTTCAACATGATTGTCCAGGCAGAAAACGAAGGAAAGCTTAAGCCCGGCTCTACCATCATTGAGCCAACAAGCGGCAACACGGGAATCGGACTGGCGATGAATGCTGCCGCAAGGGGCTACAAAGCAATTCTTGTAATGCCAGATACGATGACAATGGAGAGAATCAACCTGTTAAAAGCTTACGGAGCAGAAGTCGTTCTCACACCGGGAGATGATAAAATGCCCGGGGCCATAAAAAAAGCTGAAGAATTATTAAAGGAAATACCAGACAGCTTTATGCCGATGCAGTTTGAAAATGAAGCAAATCCAGATGCCCACCGAAAATCTACGGCAAAAGAAATCATTGAAGCTATGGAAGAACTGAAAAAGCCGCTTAGTGCATTTGTGGCCACAGCTGGAACAGGCGGAACGATCACCGGAACAGGCGAGGGACTGAAAGAGGTGTACCCTGACCTTGCCGTCCATGTTGTTGAACCAGCAGGATCCCCTGTGCTGTCAGGCGGCAAGCCAGGAAAACATAAACTTGTTGGCACAAGCCCAGGATTCATTCCGGAAATTCTCAATCAGGATGTGTATGAAGAAATTCATAAGATTGAAGACGAGGATGCATATGAAACTGCGAGAAGACTTGCCAGGGAGGAAGGAATCCTTGTTGGCCCATCATCAGGTGCTGCCTGCTTCGCTGCAATCAATGTCGCGAAGCAGCTTAAACCAGATGAAGTCGTCATATGCATCGCATGCGATACAGGTGAAAGATATCTTTCCAGCGATTTATTCCGGTTTGAGGATTAG
- the speD gene encoding adenosylmethionine decarboxylase has product MKFTPEQHIELHGFNNLTKSLSFNMYDICYTRTKEEREAYIEYIDEQYSAERLTKILTHVADIIGAHVLNVAKQDYVPQGASVTILVSEGPVVEVPDEAYDESPGPLPDNVVLQLDKSHITVHTYPEFHPDEGISTFRADIDVSTCGEITPLKALNYLIHSFETDVMTIDYKVRGFTRDKDGNKLFIDHDISSIQNYIPQNIKDQFDMVDINVYQENIFHTKCKLNEFDLDNYLFGYTKESLSPEEREEITERIQAEMEEIVSGVTLHSGTIFEEEDEETEK; this is encoded by the coding sequence ATGAAATTCACACCTGAACAGCATATCGAACTGCATGGATTTAATAATCTGACAAAATCATTAAGTTTTAATATGTATGACATCTGTTATACGAGGACGAAGGAAGAGCGTGAAGCTTATATTGAATATATCGATGAACAGTATAGTGCAGAACGGCTTACCAAAATCCTTACCCATGTTGCAGATATCATTGGAGCGCATGTCCTGAATGTTGCCAAGCAGGACTACGTGCCCCAGGGAGCCAGCGTGACCATCCTCGTCTCCGAAGGACCGGTCGTCGAGGTTCCTGATGAAGCGTATGACGAGTCTCCGGGACCGCTGCCAGATAATGTTGTTTTGCAGCTGGATAAAAGCCATATCACCGTCCATACTTACCCCGAGTTCCATCCGGATGAAGGAATCAGTACGTTCCGTGCAGATATCGATGTATCAACCTGCGGGGAAATTACACCATTGAAAGCATTGAATTATCTAATCCATTCCTTCGAAACAGATGTCATGACAATTGATTATAAGGTAAGGGGCTTTACAAGGGACAAGGATGGAAACAAGCTTTTCATCGACCATGACATAAGCTCGATTCAAAACTACATCCCGCAGAATATTAAAGACCAATTTGATATGGTTGATATCAATGTCTATCAGGAAAATATCTTCCATACAAAGTGCAAGTTAAATGAATTCGATCTGGATAATTACCTTTTCGGCTACACTAAAGAATCACTGTCTCCGGAAGAACGGGAAGAAATCACTGAAAGAATTCAGGCTGAAATGGAAGAAATCGTATCAGGAGTGACACTTCATTCAGGTACGATTTTTGAAGAGGAAGACGAAGAGACGGAAAAATAA
- the dat gene encoding D-amino-acid transaminase yields the protein MEYVIVDGEVLDRAAAKVDIEDRGYQFGDGVYEVIRVYNGKMFTGIEHLNRLVDSAEKVRMKLPYSPEDLLSKMEELIKKNELDTGTVYMQFTRGTSPRNHVFPGGDVAPTFVAYTRKVPRPVDPMEKGVRTILDDDIRWLRCDIKSLNLLGNLLSKQKAAEAGCFEAILHRGETVTEGSHSNISIVKDGVIITHQADNFILNGITRQKMLEICRNEGIPVEERAYTLEELSSAHEVFSSGTTVEIMPIIEVDGKPVGNGQPGAVTRNLQNLFKAEIERECGQI from the coding sequence ATGGAATATGTAATTGTAGACGGTGAGGTTTTAGACAGGGCAGCTGCAAAGGTGGACATTGAGGACAGGGGCTATCAGTTTGGAGATGGTGTATACGAGGTCATCCGGGTATATAACGGCAAAATGTTTACTGGCATAGAGCATTTGAATCGGCTTGTGGATAGTGCAGAAAAGGTCAGGATGAAGCTTCCATACAGCCCAGAAGATCTTTTATCCAAAATGGAAGAGTTGATCAAGAAAAACGAATTGGACACTGGAACCGTATATATGCAGTTCACAAGAGGGACTTCTCCTCGTAACCATGTTTTTCCGGGCGGAGACGTGGCGCCAACCTTTGTCGCGTATACTCGCAAGGTTCCGCGTCCTGTCGATCCAATGGAAAAAGGGGTACGCACCATCCTTGATGACGATATCCGCTGGCTTCGCTGTGATATCAAAAGCCTGAACCTGCTTGGGAACTTGCTTTCAAAACAAAAAGCGGCAGAAGCAGGCTGTTTCGAGGCGATCCTTCATCGAGGAGAAACCGTTACCGAAGGCAGCCATTCCAATATCTCGATAGTAAAAGACGGCGTGATCATCACCCATCAGGCCGACAATTTCATTCTAAATGGGATAACGAGACAAAAGATGCTGGAAATCTGCAGGAATGAGGGCATTCCTGTCGAAGAGCGAGCTTATACACTTGAGGAACTTTCATCAGCACATGAAGTTTTCTCATCCGGTACGACAGTTGAAATTATGCCAATTATTGAGGTCGATGGAAAACCTGTCGGAAACGGCCAGCCGGGAGCCGTTACCAGGAACCTCCAAAACCTTTTCAAAGCAGAAATCGAACGTGAATGTGGTCAAATCTGA
- the pepV gene encoding dipeptidase PepV, with amino-acid sequence MTSIEWSKEVEKREADLIKDAQDLLKIKSVLDEENSTPDAPLGEGVKEALDFMLQLGEKDGFTAKNVGNLAGHLEFGQGEEIVGVLCHVDVVPEGDGWSSDPYGAEIRDGKIYARGAIDDKGPTMAAYYAMKIVKELGLPLNKRVRMIIGTDEESNWRCVDHYFEHEEMPSMGFAPDADFPIIYAEKGIADYDLVCKASGIEKEGFDAEVIEFSSGRRYNMVPDFAKAVLAVEQGQTDIVQRFDEFKRKNDLDGKAVVDSGRLVLELEGVSAHGMEPDNGKNAGLYMASFLSELSLDGNSEKFFQFTAKFLGKDSRGRELGVAYADNITGDLTINVGKLSYTRENGGRAGLNMRYPVTTNLEKTKETLQQAVEAEGLAIENFSNSNPHHVDENDFLIQTLKKVYEEQVGEKAELISIGGGTYARSLKSGVAFGPLFPGRPDIAHQKDEYMIIEDLLRATAIYAQAIYELAK; translated from the coding sequence ATGACTTCAATCGAATGGAGTAAGGAAGTAGAGAAAAGAGAAGCGGATTTGATTAAAGATGCTCAAGACCTGCTGAAGATCAAAAGTGTTCTGGATGAGGAAAACAGCACTCCAGACGCTCCGCTTGGTGAAGGAGTAAAGGAAGCATTGGACTTCATGCTTCAATTAGGTGAAAAGGATGGATTCACCGCCAAAAATGTCGGAAATCTTGCCGGCCACCTTGAATTCGGACAGGGAGAAGAAATCGTCGGTGTTCTTTGCCATGTCGATGTAGTGCCAGAAGGAGATGGATGGTCGAGCGATCCTTATGGCGCAGAAATACGAGATGGGAAAATCTATGCCAGGGGTGCAATCGATGACAAAGGTCCGACAATGGCAGCATATTATGCTATGAAAATTGTCAAAGAATTGGGCTTGCCACTTAATAAGCGTGTAAGGATGATCATTGGCACGGATGAGGAAAGTAATTGGCGTTGTGTGGACCATTATTTTGAACATGAAGAAATGCCATCAATGGGTTTTGCTCCTGATGCCGATTTCCCAATCATCTATGCCGAAAAAGGAATCGCTGATTATGATTTAGTGTGCAAGGCATCAGGTATTGAAAAAGAAGGCTTTGATGCTGAGGTTATCGAATTTTCATCCGGCCGCCGCTATAATATGGTGCCGGATTTTGCGAAGGCGGTTCTGGCTGTGGAGCAAGGCCAGACAGATATCGTCCAGCGTTTTGATGAATTTAAAAGGAAAAATGACCTGGATGGCAAAGCGGTTGTCGACAGCGGCAGGCTTGTCCTTGAGCTTGAAGGGGTTTCAGCCCATGGCATGGAGCCGGACAACGGGAAAAACGCAGGCCTCTATATGGCGTCGTTCCTTTCTGAATTAAGCCTTGACGGAAATAGCGAAAAGTTCTTTCAGTTCACCGCTAAATTCCTTGGCAAGGACTCACGGGGAAGAGAATTGGGCGTTGCCTATGCAGATAATATCACCGGAGATTTGACGATCAATGTCGGCAAGCTTTCTTATACTCGTGAGAACGGCGGCCGTGCTGGCTTGAATATGCGTTACCCGGTTACAACCAACCTTGAAAAAACCAAGGAAACCTTACAGCAGGCAGTGGAAGCTGAGGGACTGGCCATCGAAAATTTCAGCAACTCCAATCCGCATCATGTGGATGAAAATGATTTTCTTATTCAGACGTTGAAAAAGGTTTATGAAGAACAGGTTGGTGAAAAGGCAGAACTTATTTCCATTGGCGGCGGTACCTATGCAAGGTCATTGAAATCCGGAGTGGCATTCGGCCCCCTTTTCCCTGGAAGACCGGATATTGCGCACCAGAAGGATGAGTATATGATTATCGAGGACCTTCTAAGAGCAACTGCGATTTATGCGCAGGCTATTTATGAATTGGCAAAATAA
- a CDS encoding DeoR family transcriptional regulator, whose translation MKPSTNRMINRIKSIYMYICQNGTVTTQDLVEEFGITPRTIQRDLNVLAYNDLVKSPSRGKWTTTRKKVKMSS comes from the coding sequence TTGAAACCTTCGACTAACCGGATGATAAACCGCATCAAATCCATCTACATGTATATATGTCAGAATGGTACTGTCACAACTCAAGATCTTGTAGAGGAATTCGGAATTACTCCTCGAACCATCCAGAGGGATTTGAATGTCCTGGCTTATAACGACTTAGTAAAAAGTCCGAGCCGAGGTAAATGGACAACGACCCGGAAAAAAGTAAAGATGTCATCTTAA
- a CDS encoding pseudouridine synthase codes for MRIDKVLSNLGYGSRKDVKKLLKDGGVKVNGVIIKDAKQHVDPEADVITLNGEEIHYREFIYLMMNKPPGVISATEDNHDETVIDLLEMEDLVFEPFPVGRLDKDTEGLLLITNDGQLSHRLLSPKKHVPKTYFAVIEGEVTEEDIEAFKQGVTLDDGYETKPGELVILKSGLTSDIELTITEGKFHQVKRMFQAVGKRVIYLKRLSMGPLSLDETLELGEYRELTDEELEMLQNYEV; via the coding sequence ATGAGAATTGATAAAGTGCTTTCCAATTTGGGTTATGGAAGCAGAAAAGATGTGAAAAAACTTTTAAAAGATGGTGGTGTCAAGGTAAATGGAGTCATCATCAAGGATGCAAAGCAGCATGTGGACCCTGAAGCTGATGTCATTACGTTGAACGGAGAGGAAATCCACTATCGGGAATTTATTTATCTGATGATGAACAAGCCTCCTGGCGTTATTTCGGCTACAGAAGATAACCATGATGAGACGGTTATCGACTTGCTTGAAATGGAGGATTTGGTCTTTGAACCATTCCCGGTGGGCAGACTTGATAAGGATACCGAGGGCCTGTTATTGATCACCAATGATGGCCAGCTGTCCCACAGACTCTTATCTCCGAAAAAGCATGTCCCAAAAACGTATTTTGCGGTAATCGAGGGGGAAGTGACTGAAGAAGATATCGAAGCATTCAAACAGGGTGTCACGCTGGATGATGGTTATGAGACCAAACCTGGTGAACTTGTTATTTTGAAATCAGGCTTAACCTCAGACATAGAGCTGACCATCACAGAAGGGAAGTTCCATCAAGTGAAGCGGATGTTCCAGGCTGTTGGGAAAAGGGTCATTTACTTGAAGCGTCTATCAATGGGACCTCTCAGCCTGGATGAAACGCTTGAATTAGGAGAATACAGGGAACTGACTGACGAAGAATTGGAAATGCTGCAGAACTATGAAGTATAA
- a CDS encoding putative polysaccharide biosynthesis protein yields the protein MSSKLLRGTFILTLGTILSKVLGLFYVIPFFAIVGRYGTALYSFSYIPYTIFISIATAGVPLAVSKFIAKYNALEEYSVGRKLFKSGVVVMLATGILAFLVMYLTAPGLAEMVIEKGSDENVKITSEDVTTVIRAVSFALIVVPFMSLIRGFFQGHQSMGPSAVSQVVEQIVRIVFVLAGAYAVLNIFEGDMVTAVGVATFAAFIGALGSLGVLGWYWVKRKPHLDKLLEEDKKTMDISLKDIYKEILLYAAPFVFVGIANPLFQFIDMMTFTKAMTSIGFSSNEASSAFSVLNFETHKLVIIPVSLATAFSLTLVPSITKAFTENDRKGMRRQLDQTFQVLMYLTVPAAIGISLLAEPMYTVFYAHDNLGTEVLTSYAPVAILFALFSVTAAILQGINEQRFTILSLLTGLLVKLTFNIPMIKLFETQGAVISTAIGYLAAILINIYVIKKFARYPMGFVARRITLILVFSGLMAGVTAAFYEMLVQFLSPASKFQSIVIIAISALVGAGVYFYLGLRTKLVDRLFGDRVTRIKRKLRLPV from the coding sequence ATGTCATCTAAGCTTTTAAGAGGGACGTTCATATTGACACTTGGCACGATTTTATCAAAGGTGCTTGGGTTGTTTTATGTTATTCCCTTTTTCGCGATTGTAGGCCGGTATGGAACTGCTCTTTACTCGTTTTCTTATATTCCGTATACGATTTTCATAAGCATAGCTACAGCAGGGGTTCCGCTCGCTGTCTCTAAATTCATTGCAAAATATAATGCTCTTGAAGAATATTCGGTAGGCAGGAAATTATTCAAGTCTGGTGTTGTCGTAATGCTCGCGACAGGCATTCTGGCGTTTTTGGTCATGTATTTGACAGCACCGGGTCTTGCCGAAATGGTTATTGAAAAGGGCAGTGATGAAAATGTAAAAATTACATCCGAGGATGTTACAACGGTGATTCGTGCAGTGAGTTTTGCCTTGATCGTTGTTCCATTCATGAGCTTGATCCGGGGTTTCTTCCAGGGTCATCAATCAATGGGTCCATCTGCTGTATCGCAAGTTGTAGAGCAAATTGTACGGATAGTTTTTGTGCTGGCAGGGGCATACGCAGTATTGAATATTTTCGAGGGGGATATGGTCACAGCAGTTGGTGTGGCTACATTTGCAGCATTTATCGGGGCGCTTGGGAGTCTGGGTGTGCTTGGATGGTACTGGGTGAAGCGGAAACCTCATCTAGATAAGCTTCTTGAGGAAGATAAGAAAACTATGGATATTTCCTTAAAAGATATTTATAAGGAAATCTTGCTTTATGCAGCACCATTTGTTTTCGTAGGGATTGCCAATCCGCTGTTCCAATTCATAGATATGATGACATTCACTAAAGCGATGACATCGATCGGCTTTAGTTCAAATGAAGCAAGCTCTGCTTTTTCAGTATTAAATTTTGAAACACATAAGCTGGTGATCATTCCAGTATCTCTGGCTACGGCTTTTTCATTGACACTGGTACCGAGCATCACCAAAGCATTCACAGAAAACGATAGAAAAGGGATGAGGAGGCAGTTAGACCAGACGTTCCAGGTCCTCATGTACTTGACGGTGCCTGCAGCTATTGGCATTTCACTGCTTGCAGAACCTATGTATACTGTTTTCTATGCACATGATAACCTTGGAACAGAAGTGTTGACCAGCTACGCGCCAGTAGCGATTCTGTTTGCCCTTTTTTCCGTCACTGCGGCCATCCTTCAAGGAATAAACGAACAGCGTTTCACGATTTTAAGTTTATTGACCGGATTATTGGTGAAGCTAACTTTTAACATTCCAATGATTAAGCTTTTTGAAACGCAAGGTGCTGTAATTTCCACTGCGATAGGTTATTTGGCAGCTATTCTTATCAACATATATGTAATCAAAAAATTCGCAAGGTATCCAATGGGATTTGTAGCCAGAAGGATTACTCTTATCCTTGTCTTTTCAGGATTGATGGCAGGTGTAACGGCTGCATTCTATGAGATGCTTGTCCAGTTCCTGTCTCCCGCTTCAAAGTTCCAGTCGATTGTGATTATTGCCATTTCTGCACTGGTGGGTGCGGGAGTGTACTTCTACCTGGGTTTGCGTACTAAATTGGTAGACAGGCTCTTTGGGGACAGGGTTACCAGGATTAAGCGTAAATTAAGGCTGCCCGTCTAA
- a CDS encoding NAD(P)/FAD-dependent oxidoreductase, which produces MKYDVIVLGGGPSGLMAAIAAGEQGAKVLLIDKGDKLGRKLAISGGGRCNVTNRLPVDEIIKHIPGNGRFLYSALSIFSNEDIISFFEGLGIQLKEEDHGRMFPVSDKAQSVVDALLSRLGDLKVEIKTNTPVADVHYIEGRAESVELKNGERFFADSVIIAVGGKSVPHTGSTGDGYAWAEKAGHTITTLFPTEVPVTSSEPFIKEKVLQGLSLRGIALSVLNPKGKALITHKMDMIFTHFGVSGPAVLRCSQFVVKAMQKWNLKEVVMSLDALPDMKEEEVFQEINKLIKAEPKKTIKNLLKGLLPERYLMFLLERNEIDPAMQGGQLGHEKIRSFAKSVKQFEFKVNGTLPLDKAFVTGGGVSVKEVEPQTMASKKAEGLYFCGEILDIHGYTGGYNITSALVTGRLAGTNAAQFALQK; this is translated from the coding sequence ATGAAATACGATGTAATTGTTCTTGGCGGCGGACCATCCGGGCTGATGGCTGCGATTGCTGCTGGCGAGCAGGGTGCTAAAGTGCTGCTCATCGATAAAGGGGACAAGCTTGGACGTAAACTCGCGATTTCCGGGGGAGGACGCTGTAATGTGACCAACCGTCTTCCAGTGGATGAAATCATTAAACATATACCCGGAAATGGGCGCTTCTTATACAGTGCGCTCTCCATTTTCAGCAATGAAGATATCATTTCATTTTTCGAAGGGCTAGGAATACAGCTTAAGGAAGAAGATCATGGCCGGATGTTCCCTGTCTCAGATAAAGCTCAATCTGTTGTCGATGCGCTTTTATCCAGGCTTGGAGATTTGAAAGTTGAAATTAAGACGAACACCCCTGTAGCGGATGTCCATTACATCGAGGGAAGAGCAGAGTCGGTTGAATTGAAGAATGGAGAAAGATTTTTTGCTGACAGTGTGATCATAGCCGTCGGCGGAAAATCTGTTCCACACACTGGTTCGACTGGCGATGGATATGCATGGGCGGAGAAAGCAGGCCATACAATTACTACCCTGTTCCCAACAGAAGTGCCTGTAACCTCTTCTGAGCCGTTTATAAAGGAAAAAGTTTTGCAGGGACTTTCTCTGAGAGGAATAGCACTCAGCGTCCTTAATCCAAAGGGTAAAGCATTGATTACTCACAAAATGGATATGATTTTCACTCACTTCGGCGTGAGCGGTCCAGCGGTCCTCCGCTGCAGCCAGTTCGTCGTCAAAGCGATGCAAAAATGGAACCTGAAAGAGGTCGTCATGTCACTCGATGCCCTGCCTGACATGAAAGAAGAAGAGGTCTTTCAGGAAATCAATAAACTGATAAAAGCCGAGCCGAAAAAAACAATCAAGAATCTGCTTAAAGGACTTTTGCCTGAACGTTATCTGATGTTCCTGCTAGAGCGCAATGAAATCGATCCAGCCATGCAGGGGGGCCAGCTCGGACATGAAAAAATCAGGAGTTTTGCGAAATCAGTCAAGCAATTCGAATTCAAGGTCAACGGCACACTTCCGCTTGATAAAGCCTTCGTCACCGGCGGCGGCGTCTCCGTTAAAGAAGTCGAGCCGCAAACGATGGCATCCAAGAAAGCAGAAGGACTTTATTTCTGCGGTGAAATCCTCGATATCCACGGGTATACAGGTGGCTACAATATCACCTCGGCACTTGTCACAGGCAGGCTCGCCGGAACAAATGCAGCTCAGTTTGCTCTGCAAAAATAA
- a CDS encoding sporulation protein Cse60, translated as MIQVRMFDHEHEKDLEQDMNQFLQKLDEKKLVDIKYNVAVIPEEEDEEQIYCFSAMVVYRA; from the coding sequence ATGATCCAGGTCAGAATGTTTGATCATGAACATGAAAAAGACTTAGAACAGGACATGAACCAGTTCTTACAGAAGCTTGATGAAAAAAAGCTAGTGGACATTAAATACAATGTCGCCGTCATACCCGAAGAAGAGGATGAAGAGCAGATCTACTGCTTTTCAGCCATGGTTGTGTACAGAGCCTGA
- a CDS encoding rhodanese-like domain-containing protein, with product MNKIETISTEELQQKLEAGEKLEMVDVREHEEVESGMIPGAKHIPMGEIPERLNEFDKDKEYIFICRSSARSGNVCHYMNEQGYKVRNMVGGMMSWGGETKRP from the coding sequence ATGAATAAAATTGAGACAATCTCAACTGAAGAGCTTCAACAGAAACTGGAAGCAGGGGAAAAGCTTGAAATGGTCGACGTACGTGAGCATGAGGAAGTTGAATCTGGAATGATACCGGGAGCTAAGCATATTCCTATGGGCGAAATTCCTGAAAGACTGAATGAATTCGACAAGGACAAGGAATACATCTTCATCTGCCGTTCAAGTGCACGCAGCGGCAATGTCTGCCATTATATGAACGAACAAGGATACAAAGTCCGCAATATGGTTGGCGGCATGATGAGCTGGGGCGGAGAAACAAAACGACCATAA